CGCCATCGACAACCTGACCAAGGGCACCGCGGGCGGTGCCGTCCAGAGCATGAACATCGCCCTCGGGCTCGACGAGACCACCGGGCTTTCCACGATCGGAGTCGCACCGTGAGTGTCACGGCAGCACAGGGGTTCACGGCGGCCGGAATCGCCGCCGGGATCAAGGAGAACGGCAACCCGGACCTGGCCCTCGTGGTCAACAACGGGCCCCGCCTGGCCGCCGCCGGCGTCTTCACCTCCAACCGCGTCAAGGCCGCACCGGTGCTGTGGTCCGAGCAGGTGCTGAAGGGCGGCATCGTCTCCGCCGTCGTCCTCAACTCCGGTGGCGCCAACGCCTGTACGGGCCCGAAGGGCTTCCAGGACACCCACGCCACCGCCGAGAAGGTCGCGGACACCCTCGGCCTGAACGCCGGGGAGGTCGCGGTCGCCTCCACCGGGCTCATCGGACTGCTCCTGCCGATGGACAAGCTGCTGGCGGGAGTCGAGACCGCCGCCGGTCAACTCTCCGCACACGGCGGCGAGAAGGCGGCCATCGCCATCAAGACCACCGACTCCGTCCACAAGACGGCCGTCGTCAGCAGGGGCGGCTGGACCGTGGGCGGCATGGCCAAGGGCGCGGGCATGCTCGCTCCCGGCCTCGCCACCATGCTCGTCGTCCTCACGACGGACGCGGATGTCGACAGCGAGCACCTGGACAGCGCGCTCCGCGCCGCCACCCGCACCACCTTCGACCGCGTCGACTCCGACGGCTGCATGTCCACCAACGACACCGTGCTGCTGCTCGCCTCCGGGGCCTCTCAGGTCACGCCGGAACAGGGCGAGTTCGCGGAGGCCGTCCGGGCCGTCTGCGACGACCTCGGGCAGCAGCTCGTCCGGGACGCCGAGGGCGCCAGCAAGGACATCAAGGTCGAGGTCGTGAACGCGGCCAGCGAGGACGACGCCGTCGAGGTGGGCCGCTCCATCGCCCGCAACAATCTCCTCAAGTGCGCCATCCACGGCGAGGACCCCAACTGGGGCCGCGTCCTCTCCGCCATCGGCACGACCCGGGCCGCCTTCGAGCCCGACCAGCTCAACGTCGCCATCAACGGCGTCTGGGTCTGCAAGAACGGCGGCGTCGGCGAGGACCGCGACAAGGTCGACATGCGCTACCGGGAGGTCCACATCGTCGCCGACCTCGCCGCCGGCACCGAGACCGCCACCATCTGGACCAACGACCTCACCGCGGACTACGTCCACGAGAACAGCGCGTACT
The DNA window shown above is from Streptomyces sp. NBC_01451 and carries:
- the argJ gene encoding bifunctional glutamate N-acetyltransferase/amino-acid acetyltransferase ArgJ; translated protein: MSVTAAQGFTAAGIAAGIKENGNPDLALVVNNGPRLAAAGVFTSNRVKAAPVLWSEQVLKGGIVSAVVLNSGGANACTGPKGFQDTHATAEKVADTLGLNAGEVAVASTGLIGLLLPMDKLLAGVETAAGQLSAHGGEKAAIAIKTTDSVHKTAVVSRGGWTVGGMAKGAGMLAPGLATMLVVLTTDADVDSEHLDSALRAATRTTFDRVDSDGCMSTNDTVLLLASGASQVTPEQGEFAEAVRAVCDDLGQQLVRDAEGASKDIKVEVVNAASEDDAVEVGRSIARNNLLKCAIHGEDPNWGRVLSAIGTTRAAFEPDQLNVAINGVWVCKNGGVGEDRDKVDMRYREVHIVADLAAGTETATIWTNDLTADYVHENSAYSS